The DNA window TTGAGCAAATTAATGAGTCTCCCACTTCCTTCAGGGACTTTAACGAACTCAATGCTGAGATCATGTGCTTTGTAGTAGCCTTGTTGTTGAGCAAAAAATAGCGGCGTGGAAAAGTGTTCAGGAATATATGCAACTTTTAATGTGGGCATTGTTTACTTGATAGTACTTTCAATTGTATAGACTGTTGTGAAGAAGAAGGCCAACCACCACTGTTCTAGCTCGTTTCTGCTCGCTGCAGAAAATCTCGGAAAACTGATTTGTCACTCTGTGTAAACTGCACGACTATAGAAGCACTCGTGTTTCTTATTGAACACACTCACTACAAAAGCGTACTTATACGTTGTATAAATAGTCGTCCCAGAGAAGGGCATGTATCGGcttaaaaaacaaatagtATACAAATGTCAAACAATTCAAGAACTACAGTGCAAAGACATTCAACTTCTAAGATTAATAATATAGAATTGAACTGACAAAATACGAAGAACCATAGCATTTACATAAAGACGTATttatgcaaaaaaaaaaaagaccaTAGAAGTCAGTATGCCTTCCCCTATTTGTATACTACCTTAGTTTCAGTCTCCTCgttcatttatttttagcAGCATGTGCTTCTTGTAGCATTACTATCATCAGTATTTGCAGTCAAGTCAATTCTGCGACCATTTGAACTCTCTTGAGCCTCGCTACCAGCAACTGTCACACTCGGGATTTTGCTTCCAATTCCCACAAAAACTTCATTGACATTATTGCCAGTTTTTGCACTGGTCTCGAAAAATAGCAATCCTTCTTCATCGGCCAAAGTTTGGCCCTCTTCGATACTCACTTTTCGTAAAGTTTCACCATCCTCAGCACTGTCATCCTCTACCAAGTCAAGCTTGTTTCCAACTAAAGCAATCGTTATATCTCTATTTGCCTGTTCATGCAATTCCTTAACCCAATGTCTGGCTTTTATAAACGAGGCTGGTTTAGTAATATcgtaaacaacaacagcgGCTTGGGCATTTCTATAATACATCGGGGCTAAAGAAGCAAAACGCTCTTGCCCAGCAGTATCCCAGATTTCATACTTTATAGTACGCTCACCAATGGTGCATTTTTGGGTTAAAAATGCAGCTCCTATGGTTGGctctttgttttcttgAAAATCATTAGACACAAATCGCAATACTAACGACGATTTTCCTACTGCAGCTTCTCCTAACAAAACCAATTTCACTGCTGTTGCCGGGGCTGGATGTTGACTCATTGCTGGTATGTATTTAGACTCTTCGATTTAAACTTCCTGAATGCGATAATGCAATACgaataaaagaaatgatgatggtgataccaataataatgataataatagcTCAGGAGAAAATATCTCAAAATAAATCAGTGCCCTGTGAGGTGGATGTACAAATATTGGTGGTGTATAAAGCTAAATAGAATATCTCGTTATGATTTCCAATGATAAGAAAAGATGAGAGATTAAGGAAACATCTCCTATAAAGTTGTATCGccacctttttttttgtagtGGTAGTGTCGGTTTGGTTTTCTCATTAATTAAGATTCTTGCGATAACGCACGACCATGATCATTTACATGCTTCTCGTTTatttggttttcttttttgtgtGGGTTATAGATATCAGTCGGTTGCAAGTGCACgagtggtggtggtgctgCTGCTGCGGCCGGACCACGATTGCTAGAAATTCAGGGGGGGGAGGAGGCAACTTTTCACAACCAATGCCAAAAATATATGAGTTattcaaaagaaaaactacAGGGTATGGCatacttcttcttcttctttctcttgATTTGAAACTTTGACCTAGCTTTGTGTTTATTCCCGATATTGTTTGGTAGAACAACATATCCCAATAAGGTTTTTATTGCTTGTTTAGAGCGTGTAGTAGTGTAGTAATGAGAGATATGATTCTTCTCTCCTCCCTCCTACCCCTTGACTATTgacttctttttcttttttctattattaGTCATGTTTGGAttagtatatatatatattgtcATTGTCGTCACGAAGCCCACAATCATTATCAagtattttgtttttctctTTGTCTATCTCGTTTAATCGTTATCACTGTTTTGGGCTGTTGCAATTTCTTCCTTTCTCCAGTTGAGGCTTTTACTCTCTGCTAGAGTTTccatttataatttttagACGCACAAAAGCACAACCTTCACTTTGTCTTTACAAGGTATAGTTGATAGCATAGTACTAGAGATAACCTGGGGAgtgacaaaaaaaagtaaaaagaaaacaaaagaaaaagaaaaccaaaagGACATACACACAACCTAGTTTGACTGGGCAATCCcacaaaggaaaaaaaaaaaaatagtcTCGTGTAGCAATGTTTCAGTCCATTCCTTTTCTAATATCATTCACAAGAATGAATATATTCAAGAAACCAATAACAGCAGTGACAAGTGGGTTAACGGCTATTGCATCCAATGAATCCCACAAAGAAAACTCAGACTCCTCGTCCAAGAAAAAGGTGCCTGCAGTTCTTAAAATCACCTCGCACAAGCAAAGGGAGGATttcaatgaattgaatgagATTGAGTCGCAGCGTATAGTGGAAGGGTTGAACAACGCAGCCATCTCCATCTGGTCAATCAGTGCTGGGATATCTCGTGCAAACCGCAAGAGAAATAGATATGCTAACGTTACACCATGGGATAGCACAAGGGTGAAACTACCCGTTGTGGATGGATCGTTTTCTGATTATATTAACGCATCACACATTCACTTGAAAACCACGGCAAACAAAATCTCCAACAGATACATTGCATGCCAAGGCCCCTTGGAACATACAATTCATCACTTTTGGGCAATGTGTTTTAATGAACTggaaaagcaaaaaaacgacgtggttgttgttgtgatgGTGACTCCTTTGGTGGAAAACGGAATGGTAAAGTGCGATAAGTATTGGCCAGAATTGCAGGAAACCTGGGATTTCACCTCCAGAAATGAAGAGGATGGTATCAAGTACGAGAAACTATCCCTCACAAACATCAGCGAGAATCACAAGGAACTGGAAGACTACTTGGTCACcgaattggaattgaaatCGCCCACCAAGAGCAAAAAGGTTTatcactactactactataaATGGGCAGATGCCAAAGTCCCGCCATCTATCAAACCGTTAATTGACTTGTCCCACAGTGTTTATGAAATCAATCAACCGTTGATCGAATCCGGGAAGCCACTTGTGCCAATAGTGCATTGCTCTGCCGGGGTTGGCAGATCTGGAACATTTATGGCATTTGATCATTTGTTTAGAGATGGTGACAAGTTTCGAAACCTAGTGCATGAAGACAGATTCGCAAGTAAGGATTTGGTATACCAAACTGTCTGTCAGCTACGTAACCAACGTATGATGTCGGTACAGACTGTGTACCAGTATTGCTTTTTATACGAGGCTGCTAGAACTATATATAAAGGATAgagtttgtttttgttttttggttttggttttggttttggttttctaatcaatttgatttaatttttaataccTAATATACAatttgttgcaaaaaaaaaaaaaaaaaaaaattctttccAATACTGAGATATTGTTCAAGAGCCTCTTTAGTAATCAAATCTTGACTATATGAAACTAGTGTCCAACCATTCAACACGGGTTCTCGCAAAGGtgattgatttgttgataaCCTTAGACGAGTTCTCGCTAGAGACCAAAAGAGATAATGTGCAACCACAATTAACGATTGTAATAGCTACTGCAACACTTCAACACATTCTACTTGACCTCCTTAATAATCCATTGATGCGTGTGGCAGATACAGGAGAAGGTAACCTAACGTTTGGTAAGAGTTTGCCGTTTTCCCACTGGTACTTGACTGTGCACTCGTGTGAGACAAAGCTTGTTGAGAAAATCTTTACTATTCAGAATCTGGTGGAGAAGAAAATAACCGTCAAGGGGTCTCTATTAAACGCTTTCCAACTAAATGGCTGCTACCACCAAGGCCTAATTACTTGTGAGTGCCGAGGTATCCAGAACTTCATCTCAAAATTCCTAAACTGCGTGGTAAACGAACAACTAAGCATCTCACCACTTGGTTCACTCAAAGACCTAGAGATAAGCACGAAAACAGACCCCAAAAGTACTTGGTCTCAAAACAAGTCTATCACGTTGATGTACAGTGAGAGTCAAGTATCCGCCATTTTAGGAATAGGCGGACACAAACTCAATTCCATCAGATTCCAATCAAAATGCTGGATATATGTGCTGCCTGTTTCTGGTTTCAGGAAACCCAGAACTCAAAGAATCCAAATATCAGGCACAGTTGACAACATTGCAATAGCAGTGTATGAGATTAATAGGATAGTCTCAGGTAAGTAGCAAATACTGgctcttctttttttttttcctacTGCTGCCACACCATGTGTGCCGGGTGAATAATGTCCTGCACATATATCGGCATCGCACtcttgaattttttttttttttttttttcccacCATTATAATGGTGCTCATACACTTTTAATagctttctctttttttttgggttaatttttcactttggcactaaaaaaaaaattttcaccATCATCttacaaaaattttcttcctcccctttttctttttttctttcttctttcctTCAATTAACCTACACTTTTACATTATCTTAATAAAATGGCTGACGGTGTTTTCCAAGGTGCTATTGGTATCGATTTAGGTACTACTTACTCATGTGTTGCTACTTATGATTCTGCTGTTGAAATCATTGCCAACGAACAAGGTAACAGAGTCACTCCATCTTTTGTCGCTTTCACTAGTGAAGAAAGATTGATTGGTGACGCTGCTAAGAATCAAGCTGCTTTGAACCCAAAGAATACTGTTTTCGACGCTAAGCGTTTGATTGGTAGAGCTTTCGACGATGAATCTGTCCAAAAAGATATCAAATCATGGCCATTCAAAGTTGTTGAATCCAACGGTCAACCATTGATTGAAGTTGAATACTTGGACGAAACCAAGACTTTCTCCCCACAAGAAATCTCCTCCATGGTCTTGACCAAGATGAAGGAAATTGCTGAAGCCAAGATTGGtaaaaaagttgaaaagGCTGTTGTCACCGTTCCAGCTTACTTCAATGATGCTCAAAGACAAGCCACCAAAGATGCTGGTGCCATTGCTGGTTTAAACGTTTTGAGAATCATCAACGAACCAACTGCCGCCGCCATTGCTTACGGTTTGGGTGCTGGTAAGTccgaaaaagaaagacacGTTTTGATCTTCGATTTGGGTGGTGGTACTTTCGATGTTTCCTTATTGAACATTACTGGTGGTGTCTTCACTGTTAAGGCCACTGCTGGTGACACTCACTTGGGTGGTCAAGATTTCGATACCAACTTGTTGGAACACTTTAAGAAGGAATTCCAAAAGAAGACTGGTCACGATATTTCTGGCGATGCTAGAGCTTTAAGAAGATTGAGAACTGCTTGTGAAAGAGCCAAGAGATCTTTGTCTTCTGGTACCCAAACCACTGTTGAAATCGACTCCTTGTTTGAAGGTGAAGATTTCTCTGCCAACATTACCAGAGCCAGATTCGAAGATATCAACTCTGCTTTGTTCAAATCTACTTTAGAACCAGTCGAACAAGTGTTGAAGGATGCTAAAATCGGCAAATCCCAAGTTGACGAAGTTGTCTTGGTTGGTGGTTCCACCAGAATTCCAAAAGTCCAAAAATTGTTGTCTGACTTCTTTGACGGtaaacaattggaaaaatcTATCAACCCAGATGAAGCTGTTGCTTATGGTGCTGCTGTTCAAGGTGCTATCTTAACTGGTCAATCCACCAACGACGACACCAAAGACTTGTTATTGTTGGATGTCATCCCATTGTCTCTCGGTGTTGCTATGCAAGGTAACGTTTTCGCTCCAGTTGTTCCAAGAAACACCACTGTTCCAACCATCAAGAGAAGAACCTTCACCACTGTTGCTGACCACCAAACTACTGTTCAATTCCCAGTTTACCAAGGTGAACGTGTCAACTGTACTGAAAACACCTTGTTGGGTGAATTTGACTTGAAGAACATCCCACCAATGCAAGCCGGTGAACCAGTTTTGGAAGCCATTTTCGAAGTTGATGCTAACGGTATCTTGAAGGTCACTGCTGTTGAAAAATCCACCGGTAGATCCGCCAACATCACCATCTCCAACTCCATTGGTAGATTGTCAACTGAAGAAATCGAAAAAATGATCTCTGATgctgaaaaattcaaatcatccGATGATGCTTTTGCTAAGAGACAcgaacaaaaacaaaaattagaaGCTTACGTTGCTTCCGTTGAATCTACTGTCACCGACCCAGTCTTGTCCGctaaattgaagaaatctGCCAAGGACAAGATTGAAGCTGCTTTGTCTGATGCTTTGCAAACTTTGGAAATCGAAGAATCTTCTGCTGACGACTACAGAAAAGCTGAATTGGCTTTGAAGAGAGCTGTCACAAAAGGTATGGCTACCCGTTAAGTAAACTAGATGTTGAatgtcatttttttttacgcTAAATTTTCTTCCTCCCCTAACATCATTCGTCCCCCTCCACCCCCTTTACTATGTGTGTATATTTAGTATAGTCATCAACTAATACAGAaagtaaaaataaatttgattgaaaaaaaaaaaatgcttACAACAGTTGTATATTTCTATTCGTCAAGTATATAGTTTCCTAATTTATCCATCTTAAGTTTCTTATCACCTTTGGACAATGCTTCTATGATTTTTTCGTTCTCTTCAGCTTCTGCCTGTTCGTCAACTCCGTCCTCGTCTTCAAGTAAATCCTCATCGTATTCGTCCTCCTCGTCCTCGTCCTCGTCCATCTCATCATCTGTGGcaacttcttcatcttcaatttcagAAAGATCTTCATCTTCGTCAGCCTTGATTCGCATTCCCAAAACGGCTTTTTCCAAATCTTTATCTTCACGGTTTCCAGTCTTCTTTTTTGCATACCCTGACGCTTGTACTTCCACGTCCAAACTCTTTTCTCTGATAACGTCACGCTTGAAATTGGGGTATGCGTATTTATACCCATCACCGTAGCCATCAGTGTCAAACATGGTTGGGTCATGCTGTGGATTGTATCTAAATTTCTTACTGAAAAAATCTCTAATACCCTGCACATCACGATCGAAATATTCTTTGGCGTCTGGGTGTTCGATAGAAACACATTGTGGgaaatcaataacaacaaaatcaaactcGTGACCGTCAGAGTCGTCCCTAATAAGAATGTTAAACTCGTTGAAATCACAATGTATCAACCCAGCTTTAGCCAATCTAACAATGAAGCCCATCAAATCAGaatacaattttttataatttttatgCTGTCTCAAATGCTTCATGGGTATACCTTTGATCCACTCCATCATCACACAGTGTCTCGAGTAATCAAACGGTTGCGGCACATTGAACCCATTATTATACAAAACCTCCATAAACTGGTACTCCTTGGCCGCCGCCAAACGGGAAAGATACATCCAATTTGAAGTTTGTCTGTTCTTCAAATAATCACGATTATTCTTTACTGTCTTAAAAGACGTTCTACCCAAACGATGGATCTTTAACACTTTCTGTACACCCTGTGGGTCGCTAACAGAGTAAATATCGGACTCTTTCCCAACCCCAATAGTGGTACCAACCGAGTACAATGTGTTTCTGTTAAGCATACTTTTCAATGCAAGATAGTCATACCCATTGTAACTCAAACGGAATCTGTCATATTTGGCATTACGCAATCGCGAAATCAACTTCAATTTGGCAATATCGCCTATAGCTCTATTTGTTGCTGACGGAGACTTTAACCCTCCGATGGAGTGGATCATTTGAGTTGGCACTAACTCATGATTACGTGACCCTAGTTCTATAGCTTGTAGGACTCTGAAATCATCCGAGGTTAAATACCTCATATGAGAAGTGTCAAGTTTCATGGTTTGGTCTGTTgcaatgatgaagatagATGAGAGAGATGGtcttcaaaattttttttttttttttttttttttttttttttttcagtacATTCTCGTTCCTCTGTTTATCATGTCTTGTTCATTTCGTTCTTAAGTTTATATTCCATGAGACACACTATTCTACATGAGCTTTGTTCgtaacaaaaacaacaaacgGCAAAGAGTAGGACGTGTGCCACGGAAACCAACATCTAATAGagataaagaagaaaggcAATTTGTTATTAGAAATGAAGAGGGATACTTTAATAAGGCTACTAAACTTGGTTCAAGTAATGAGTTTGTTGACTTTGAAACCCTGATTCAGCCGTATTTATGGACAACTGTTACACCAATTGTTGAACCAGTAACAAGAATCCGCGCATCAGCTAGAATTCCCACACTAAAGAGATTGTGTGCTGAACAATTGGCTCGCAACGTGGAATATATAGGTTGGCACTTGATAGCTTCGGCACCATGGtcaatttggaaattaGTTTGGACAATCATTGTAAAGACAGGACAAGACTCGCCGGAAGCATATGCAAAGTTTGCTAAATTTTTCCACACTTTTCAGGATTTTAGAGCTCATAGGTATTTATTGGAACAGGGAATACGGGGTCAAGTGATTggaaaatatttgattccAGGGTGCCGTTTGCACCGTGTTGAGACGGTTTTCCGCAATATTAACTTATATGATACAATTAAGTTTTTGGACATCTGGCAACCAACTACAATTCTCGACTTGTCGTTGATTAAGTTGTCCCGTGATGAGTATTTTGCACTTTTCAATATTCCTAATTTGGTATCCTTGAGTCTCTGCAATCACGATATTGACGATACTTTTATCTCAAGCTTGTGTTCGACTATTAAGAATGGGAAATTATGGAAACTATCAGTGttgaaaatagaaaacACCAAAGTCACGAAAACTGGAATAATGAATCTATTTGCACTAGGCAAAGAATCCTGTGGTTTAGCATGTATCGAGACCGATGTCccaattgttgataacaATGTTTGGCCCACGAATTGGCTGAAATTAGATAATCAAAGTGCACTGATTTATGATCTTCCTTTGGCCTTGAAATTGAATGCtttgataaagaaaaacatTCTCAAGtcaacaattttcaatGACAACATCATGGACTTGATGGTAGTTGATAAAATATGTAATGGCTCAAATATGTCACAAGAGAATATCGATCTGGCCTGGGAAGCTCGGAAAGGTGTGCATCTTAAACGATATAGAGGGAACGCCTACATACGTAAACATGCTCTTCATAATGTTGACGAATCGACTGGCAATGACGGTGGAAGCTCTACAAAAACTGCCCTCCTTTCTACAGAACAACTACgaaaaaaacataaaaatAGAATCCAATTAAATGcaaaagattttttttgtatataATGACAAACAATACTAAAACATTACCCCCCCTTTGTGGCTACTGAGCCTTTCCACCATTTAACAAAGCCAATAACCCCTTTCCAGGCTCGTTGCTTTCTTGGGAACCAAAAAGATGGTCTATGTTTTCACCAGGCTTTAAAATTCTTATCTTTTTTGGTCGGTCGTTCTGGTTATTCACCAGAGACGGTTTAACTTGGTGGTCGTCTTGATGCAGTGGTTTGTCATTATGTGCAATCAAAGGgtcaattaaataatcgACATCCTCTTCGTCACTAGCGATATCAAAATTCCTGTATGTCTTATCAAGAAATTCGTCATTAAACTGATATCCATCGTTGTAGTCTTCAAAATCctcaaaattttcaaatgcaTCAGACGGTGAATCTCTTCCGGAATTTTCTATACCTCcattgttgtagttgtttgattttgattgaGAATATTGGGCATCTGGTACCGCATCtctatttttgtttaaaagATCCAATAACTGGTTGTTCCTCCTGCTTGGCTCGGGAATTTGAAACTGGCTGCCCAGCAAGCTCGATGTTTTCGTGTCATTTGTCCAAATGTCAAGATTTGGAGAAAGCACATTACTAATGAATGGAGCTCCAGTGGCATTATTGGAATCATTGTTGTCTCCTCCAGCTTTGGAGCCCCTTGTGGAACCAGGGGTACTTGTGCCCCATAACTCGTTGGGAGATGTTATACGTTTATTTCTTTCGGTGTCATTTTTATGAAGCAACCccaataattgattagCAGAAGATACCTGTGGCTTCTGCTCTGAGCTTGACAAAAAGTCCATGGAACTTGGTAAAGGGTTTAAATTGTTGAGTTGAGGTTGCAAGTCGCTCTGTGTGTTACTTGGTAGATGAATCCCTGTCAGCTGGTCACCAGAAGCTTGATATTTCTCTTCGCTTCCTCGTGACTCTCGCTTCTTAAGCAAGCCAAGCAAATCTTGGGATGGTGACTCTTTTGTGGGTTCATCTTCACCAGTTGGTTTTTTAAGCATGGCCAACAATTCGTTGGAAGTGTTTTGCTgctcttctttttttggcaaAACACTCTCTGTGTTTGACAACGGTTCTTGGTTCTGTTCCTGCTTCTTATGAAGTAAACCCAATAGCTCGGTGGCTGCATCGGGGTTCTTGATAGTTTCATCCACGTTGTCTGTCTTCTTCTGTCCCAATAACAGCAACAAATTTGCAGATGCTTCATTATCAGATCTCTTTAGTAACTTTATCTTTCTCCTTGATGTTACTGGAACTTGTTGACGTTGTGCTTGAATTGATTCTTCTATTTCATTGGACGGTTCTTGATAAGAATTGTCTATTATGGGACTCACTCCAGGAGATCTGATTTCTGTTGTGCCCACATCCGGGGCTGCAGACTTGTGCAAGGAATTCAACAAATGCTTCTTGGCGAGCTCATTCTCGCTCTCTGATTTAGGCGAGGTGTCGGTTTCTTTAATGTGCTTTTTCGGGAATACGCTCAATAGTTGTTGTGCTCGGGAACGGATAGTATCATCTTCCACTGGCTTGCGCTGTTTTGTGTTCTCGTCGtcctttttcttgtctGATCTAGTCGTCAAAATAGATAACAACTCCTTCGAGTTCGTCTTGGGCTTCTGAAAGCTCTGAGGATTAGGAGGCTGTTGGTTATGTGGGCTAACATATGCGGGATGATGAGGCATGAACTGTGGAGGCATAAACGACATAGGATTGAAAAAAGGCTGGCTGTAAAATGGGAAAGCAGCGTGTGCTCCTGCAAAAAAGGGAATTTGGTTATGAAGATGTTGTGGAACAGGTACATTAACCATTGGTTGCTGTGGTTGCTGATCAGTATTTTGGTATGAAGAGGTGGGTGATATTGCAGATTGGCTTTCCTTTTGTCCAACTTTTTGcaaaatattcaacaaCTCTCTGCCTGCATCCACATTTTCTTCTGGCTCCTTAGCATTAAGTCCCAACAAGtccttcaatttcaattcaactTGTAACATGATTTCTTCCTCATTCAATACACccttgttcttgttgatCCATTTAATCATTGGCTTCAAAATCGTCCCCACAATGAAAAAAGTGTTTGGATTCGTCttgcattttttttggattgtCTTAATGTCAAACCACTTGATTTGCGATATCTCGTAAGTGGGTGTCTCAAATAATGTATCTTCCGGCACATTTTTGACCAAATAGATTTTGTAGTTCTTTCCCCttatatttctttcaatgcagtcattttcatcaattagATGTCGGCAATTGAATCCTGTCTCTTCTTCCACTTCTCTAACAGCACAATCAATATCAGACTCATCCTTGGAAATCTTCCCTCTTGGAAACGACCAGGAACTCGATTCAGTGCCTTTGACTAGTACAACCTTGTTCAAATCTTTATTGAATAATGCAACACCACGAACTGGTATGgttgatttatattttccaaatttagATAATGCTTCCTGTGGGTCACCCCATTTCCAAATAAGTGGGCATTTCTCTAAAATTTTTGTACTGAATGCCTTCATCTTCATGCTTGGCAAATCGGGGTTCAACTGACGAACAAAATCAGCATAGAACCATTGAGCCTCTTCAATCTGAAACATTATTCTCTCAATAGAAGATAAATCTTCTTCCGGTACATTAACAACAAATCGAACTAACAAATCTTCCAACACCCGATCTAGAGTCTGGTTAGCTAAACCATTGCGTAATTGAATTGACATAACTcgctattttttttattattattattctttcttcttgtgTCTTTTCCACTGAGTATTTTTGGctaaaattgattcaaaattgtATCGATGCTTGTATGCTTAATAAACAACTTGTGTGAGATCATTCAATGTGTTTGTTGGCAGAGGAGGGTGGACggattttttcttcatacttttttttttttcccttgCTTTCTGTCCCAGTAACTTTGTCCGAATATTAAA is part of the Candida dubliniensis CD36 chromosome R, complete sequence genome and encodes:
- a CDS encoding GTP-binding protein, putative (Similar to S. cerevisiae VPS21), producing MSQHPAPATAVKLVLLGEAAVGKSSLVLRFVSNDFQENKEPTIGAAFLTQKCTIGERTIKYEIWDTAGQERFASLAPMYYRNAQAAVVVYDITKPASFIKARHWVKELHEQANRDITIALVGNKLDLVEDDSAEDGETLRKVSIEEGQTLADEEGLLFFETSAKTGNNVNEVFVGIGSKIPSVTVAGSEAQESSNGRRIDLTANTDDSNATRSTCC
- a CDS encoding phosphotyrosine-specific protein phosphatase, putative (Similar to S. cerevisiae PTP1) — encoded protein: MFQSIPFLISFTRMNIFKKPITAVTSGLTAIASNESHKENSDSSSKKKVPAVLKITSHKQREDFNELNEIESQRIVEGLNNAAISIWSISAGISRANRKRNRYANVTPWDSTRVKLPVVDGSFSDYINASHIHLKTTANKISNRYIACQGPLEHTIHHFWAMCFNESEKQKNDVVVVVMVTPLVENGMVKCDKYWPELQETWDFTSRNEEDGIKYEKLSLTNISENHKESEDYLVTELELKSPTKSKKVYHYYYYKWADAKVPPSIKPLIDLSHSVYEINQPLIESGKPLVPIVHCSAGVGRSGTFMAFDHLFRDGDKFRNLVHEDRFASKDLVYQTVCQLRNQRMMSVQTVYQYCFLYEAARTIYKG
- a CDS encoding cytoplasmic ATPase that is a ribosome-associated molecular chaperone, putative (Similar to S. cerevisiae SSB1;~member of the HSP70 family), which codes for MADGVFQGAIGIDLGTTYSCVATYDSAVEIIANEQGNRVTPSFVAFTSEERLIGDAAKNQAALNPKNTVFDAKRLIGRAFDDESVQKDIKSWPFKVVESNGQPLIEVEYLDETKTFSPQEISSMVLTKMKEIAEAKIGKKVEKAVVTVPAYFNDAQRQATKDAGAIAGLNVLRIINEPTAAAIAYGLGAGKSEKERHVLIFDLGGGTFDVSLLNITGGVFTVKATAGDTHLGGQDFDTNLLEHFKKEFQKKTGHDISGDARALRRLRTACERAKRSLSSGTQTTVEIDSLFEGEDFSANITRARFEDINSALFKSTLEPVEQVLKDAKIGKSQVDEVVLVGGSTRIPKVQKLLSDFFDGKQLEKSINPDEAVAYGAAVQGAILTGQSTNDDTKDLLLLDVIPLSLGVAMQGNVFAPVVPRNTTVPTIKRRTFTTVADHQTTVQFPVYQGERVNCTENTLLGEFDLKNIPPMQAGEPVLEAIFEVDANGILKVTAVEKSTGRSANITISNSIGRLSTEEIEKMISDAEKFKSSDDAFAKRHEQKQKLEAYVASVESTVTDPVLSAKLKKSAKDKIEAALSDALQTLEIEESSADDYRKAELALKRAVTKGMATR
- a CDS encoding serine/threonine-protein kinase, putative (Similar to S. cerevisiae RIO2), whose protein sequence is MKLDTSHMRYLTSDDFRVLQAIELGSRNHELVPTQMIHSIGGLKSPSATNRAIGDIAKLKLISRLRNAKYDRFRLSYNGYDYLALKSMLNRNTLYSVGTTIGVGKESDIYSVSDPQGVQKVLKIHRLGRTSFKTVKNNRDYLKNRQTSNWMYLSRLAAAKEYQFMEVLYNNGFNVPQPFDYSRHCVMMEWIKGIPMKHLRQHKNYKKLYSDLMGFIVRLAKAGLIHCDFNEFNILIRDDSDGHEFDFVVIDFPQCVSIEHPDAKEYFDRDVQGIRDFFSKKFRYNPQHDPTMFDTDGYGDGYKYAYPNFKRDVIREKSLDVEVQASGYAKKKTGNREDKDLEKAVLGMRIKADEDEDLSEIEDEEVATDDEMDEDEDEEDEYDEDLLEDEDGVDEQAEAEENEKIIEALSKGDKKLKMDKLGNYILDE
- a CDS encoding mRNA decapping enzyme subunit, putative (Similar to S. cerevisiae DCP2) → MSIQLRNGLANQTLDRVLEDLLVRFVVNVPEEDLSSIERIMFQIEEAQWFYADFVRQLNPDLPSMKMKAFSTKILEKCPLIWKWGDPQEALSKFGKYKSTIPVRGVALFNKDLNKVVLVKGTESSSWSFPRGKISKDESDIDCAVREVEEETGFNCRHLIDENDCIERNIRGKNYKIYLVKNVPEDTLFETPTYEISQIKWFDIKTIQKKCKTNPNTFFIVGTILKPMIKWINKNKGVLNEEEIMLQVELKLKDLLGLNAKEPEENVDAGRELLNILQKVGQKESQSAISPTSSYQNTDQQPQQPMVNVPVPQHLHNQIPFFAGAHAAFPFYSQPFFNPMSFMPPQFMPHHPAYVSPHNQQPPNPQSFQKPKTNSKELLSILTTRSDKKKDDENTKQRKPVEDDTIRSRAQQLLSVFPKKHIKETDTSPKSESENELAKKHLLNSLHKSAAPDVGTTEIRSPGVSPIIDNSYQEPSNEIEESIQAQRQQVPVTSRRKIKLLKRSDNEASANLLSLLGQKKTDNVDETIKNPDAATELLGLLHKKQEQNQEPLSNTESVLPKKEEQQNTSNELLAMLKKPTGEDEPTKESPSQDLLGLLKKRESRGSEEKYQASGDQSTGIHLPSNTQSDLQPQLNNLNPLPSSMDFLSSSEQKPQVSSANQLLGLLHKNDTERNKRITSPNELWGTSTPGSTRGSKAGGDNNDSNNATGAPFISNVLSPNLDIWTNDTKTSSLSGSQFQIPEPSRRNNQLLDLLNKNRDAVPDAQYSQSKSNNYNNGGIENSGRDSPSDAFENFEDFEDYNDGYQFNDEFLDKTYRNFDIASDEEDVDYLIDPLIAHNDKPSHQDDHQVKPSSVNNQNDRPKKIRILKPGENIDHLFGSQESNEPGKGLLALLNGGKAQ